In Jaculus jaculus isolate mJacJac1 chromosome 4, mJacJac1.mat.Y.cur, whole genome shotgun sequence, a single genomic region encodes these proteins:
- the Mff gene encoding mitochondrial fission factor isoform X8: MSKRTSSDTPLGRVSGAAFPSPTASEMAEISRIQYEMEYTEGISQRMRVPEKLKVAPPNADLEQGFQEGVPNASVIMQVPERIVVAGNNEDVSFSRPADLDLIQSTPFKPLALKTPPRVLTLSERPLDFLDLERPPVTPQNEEIRAVGRLKRERSMSENAVRQNGQLVRNDSVWHRSDSAPRNKISRFQASISTPEYYTSVTPSPPQARACPPRVSPEDGANLSSARGILSLIQSSTRRAYQQILDVLDENRRYGISNIEATIEGTSDDMTVVDAASLRRQIIKLNRRLQLLEEENKERAKREMVMYSITVAFWLLNSWLWFRR; the protein is encoded by the exons ATGAGTAAGAGAACAAGCAGTGACACCCCTCTAGGAAG GGTGAGTGGGGCAGCATTTCCTTCTCCCACTGCTTCTGAGATGGCAGAAATTAGTCGAATTCAATATGAAATGGAATACACTGAAGGTATTAGTCAGCGAATGAGGGTCccagaaaaattaaaagtagcaCCACCAAACGCTGACCTGGAACAAGGATTCCAAGAAGGAGTTCCAAATGCTAGTGTGATAATGCAGGTTCCAGAGAGGATTGTTGTTGCAG GAAATAATGAAGATGTTTCATTTTCAAGACCAGCAGATCTTGACCTCATTCAGTCAACTCCCTTTAAACCTCTGGCACTAAAAACACCACCTCGTGTACTTACACTAAGTGAAAGACCACTAGATTTCCTGGACTTAGAAAGGCCTCCCGTAACCCCTCAAAATGAAGAA ATCCGCGCAGTTGGCAGGCTCAAAAGAGAGCGCTCTATGAGTGAGAATGCTGTTCGCCAAAATGGGCAGCTGGTCAGAAATGATTCTGT GTGGCACAGATCAGATTCTGCCccaagaaataaaatttcaaggTTCCAGGCATCGATTTCTACACCGGAGTATTACAC CAGCGTGACACCATCGCCACCGCAGGCTCGGGCCTGTCCTCCCCGTGTGTCACCTGAAGACGGAGCTAATCTTTCTTCTGCTCGTGGCATTTTGTCGCTTATCCAGTCTTCCACTCGTAGGGCTTACCAGCAGATCTTGGATGTGCTGGATGAAAATCGCAG GTATGGCATTTCCAATATAGAGGCAACGATTGAGGGGACATCAGATGACATGACTGTTGTAGATGCAGCTTCATTGCGACGACAG ATCATCAAACTGAACAGACGCCTGCAACTTTTAGAAGAGGAGAACAAAGAACGAGCTAAAAGAGAAATGGTCATGTATTCAATTACTGTCGCATTCTGGCTGCTCAATAGCTGGCTGTGGTTCCGACGCTAG
- the Mff gene encoding mitochondrial fission factor isoform X3 codes for MSKRTSSDTPLGRVSGAAFPSPTASEMAEISRIQYEMEYTEGISQRMRVPEKLKVAPPNADLEQGFQEGVPNASVIMQVPERIVVAGNNEDVSFSRPADLDLIQSTPFKPLALKTPPRVLTLSERPLDFLDLERPPVTPQNEEIRAVGRLKRERSMSENAVRQNGQLVRNDSVWHRSDSAPRNKISRFQASISTPEYYTSVTPSPPQARACPPRVSPEDGANLSSARGILSLIQSSTRRAYQQILDVLDENRRPVLRGGSAAATSNSHHDNVRYGISNIEATIEGTSDDMTVVDAASLRRQIIKLNRRLQLLEEENKERAKREMVMYSITVAFWLLNSWLWFRR; via the exons ATGAGTAAGAGAACAAGCAGTGACACCCCTCTAGGAAG GGTGAGTGGGGCAGCATTTCCTTCTCCCACTGCTTCTGAGATGGCAGAAATTAGTCGAATTCAATATGAAATGGAATACACTGAAGGTATTAGTCAGCGAATGAGGGTCccagaaaaattaaaagtagcaCCACCAAACGCTGACCTGGAACAAGGATTCCAAGAAGGAGTTCCAAATGCTAGTGTGATAATGCAGGTTCCAGAGAGGATTGTTGTTGCAG GAAATAATGAAGATGTTTCATTTTCAAGACCAGCAGATCTTGACCTCATTCAGTCAACTCCCTTTAAACCTCTGGCACTAAAAACACCACCTCGTGTACTTACACTAAGTGAAAGACCACTAGATTTCCTGGACTTAGAAAGGCCTCCCGTAACCCCTCAAAATGAAGAA ATCCGCGCAGTTGGCAGGCTCAAAAGAGAGCGCTCTATGAGTGAGAATGCTGTTCGCCAAAATGGGCAGCTGGTCAGAAATGATTCTGT GTGGCACAGATCAGATTCTGCCccaagaaataaaatttcaaggTTCCAGGCATCGATTTCTACACCGGAGTATTACAC CAGCGTGACACCATCGCCACCGCAGGCTCGGGCCTGTCCTCCCCGTGTGTCACCTGAAGACGGAGCTAATCTTTCTTCTGCTCGTGGCATTTTGTCGCTTATCCAGTCTTCCACTCGTAGGGCTTACCAGCAGATCTTGGATGTGCTGGATGAAAATCGCAG ACCTGTGTTGCGTGGTGGGTCTGCCGCCGCCACTTCTAATTCTCATCATGACAACGTCAG GTATGGCATTTCCAATATAGAGGCAACGATTGAGGGGACATCAGATGACATGACTGTTGTAGATGCAGCTTCATTGCGACGACAG ATCATCAAACTGAACAGACGCCTGCAACTTTTAGAAGAGGAGAACAAAGAACGAGCTAAAAGAGAAATGGTCATGTATTCAATTACTGTCGCATTCTGGCTGCTCAATAGCTGGCTGTGGTTCCGACGCTAG
- the Mff gene encoding mitochondrial fission factor isoform X6, which produces MSKRTSSDTPLGRVSGAAFPSPTASEMAEISRIQYEMEYTEGISQRMRVPEKLKVAPPNADLEQGFQEGVPNASVIMQVPERIVVAGNNEDVSFSRPADLDLIQSTPFKPLALKTPPRVLTLSERPLDFLDLERPPVTPQNEEIRAVGRLKRERSMSENAVRQNGQLVRNDSVSVTPSPPQARACPPRVSPEDGANLSSARGILSLIQSSTRRAYQQILDVLDENRSVRRQNDIRCERPVLRGGSAAATSNSHHDNVRYGISNIEATIEGTSDDMTVVDAASLRRQIIKLNRRLQLLEEENKERAKREMVMYSITVAFWLLNSWLWFRR; this is translated from the exons ATGAGTAAGAGAACAAGCAGTGACACCCCTCTAGGAAG GGTGAGTGGGGCAGCATTTCCTTCTCCCACTGCTTCTGAGATGGCAGAAATTAGTCGAATTCAATATGAAATGGAATACACTGAAGGTATTAGTCAGCGAATGAGGGTCccagaaaaattaaaagtagcaCCACCAAACGCTGACCTGGAACAAGGATTCCAAGAAGGAGTTCCAAATGCTAGTGTGATAATGCAGGTTCCAGAGAGGATTGTTGTTGCAG GAAATAATGAAGATGTTTCATTTTCAAGACCAGCAGATCTTGACCTCATTCAGTCAACTCCCTTTAAACCTCTGGCACTAAAAACACCACCTCGTGTACTTACACTAAGTGAAAGACCACTAGATTTCCTGGACTTAGAAAGGCCTCCCGTAACCCCTCAAAATGAAGAA ATCCGCGCAGTTGGCAGGCTCAAAAGAGAGCGCTCTATGAGTGAGAATGCTGTTCGCCAAAATGGGCAGCTGGTCAGAAATGATTCTGT CAGCGTGACACCATCGCCACCGCAGGCTCGGGCCTGTCCTCCCCGTGTGTCACCTGAAGACGGAGCTAATCTTTCTTCTGCTCGTGGCATTTTGTCGCTTATCCAGTCTTCCACTCGTAGGGCTTACCAGCAGATCTTGGATGTGCTGGATGAAAATCGCAG TGTGAGAAGACAAAATGACATACGTTGTGAAAG ACCTGTGTTGCGTGGTGGGTCTGCCGCCGCCACTTCTAATTCTCATCATGACAACGTCAG GTATGGCATTTCCAATATAGAGGCAACGATTGAGGGGACATCAGATGACATGACTGTTGTAGATGCAGCTTCATTGCGACGACAG ATCATCAAACTGAACAGACGCCTGCAACTTTTAGAAGAGGAGAACAAAGAACGAGCTAAAAGAGAAATGGTCATGTATTCAATTACTGTCGCATTCTGGCTGCTCAATAGCTGGCTGTGGTTCCGACGCTAG
- the Mff gene encoding mitochondrial fission factor isoform X9, translating to MSKRTSSDTPLGRVSGAAFPSPTASEMAEISRIQYEMEYTEGISQRMRVPEKLKVAPPNADLEQGFQEGVPNASVIMQVPERIVVAGNNEDVSFSRPADLDLIQSTPFKPLALKTPPRVLTLSERPLDFLDLERPPVTPQNEEIRAVGRLKRERSMSENAVRQNGQLVRNDSVVTPSPPQARACPPRVSPEDGANLSSARGILSLIQSSTRRAYQQILDVLDENRRPVLRGGSAAATSNSHHDNVRYGISNIEATIEGTSDDMTVVDAASLRRQIIKLNRRLQLLEEENKERAKREMVMYSITVAFWLLNSWLWFRR from the exons ATGAGTAAGAGAACAAGCAGTGACACCCCTCTAGGAAG GGTGAGTGGGGCAGCATTTCCTTCTCCCACTGCTTCTGAGATGGCAGAAATTAGTCGAATTCAATATGAAATGGAATACACTGAAGGTATTAGTCAGCGAATGAGGGTCccagaaaaattaaaagtagcaCCACCAAACGCTGACCTGGAACAAGGATTCCAAGAAGGAGTTCCAAATGCTAGTGTGATAATGCAGGTTCCAGAGAGGATTGTTGTTGCAG GAAATAATGAAGATGTTTCATTTTCAAGACCAGCAGATCTTGACCTCATTCAGTCAACTCCCTTTAAACCTCTGGCACTAAAAACACCACCTCGTGTACTTACACTAAGTGAAAGACCACTAGATTTCCTGGACTTAGAAAGGCCTCCCGTAACCCCTCAAAATGAAGAA ATCCGCGCAGTTGGCAGGCTCAAAAGAGAGCGCTCTATGAGTGAGAATGCTGTTCGCCAAAATGGGCAGCTGGTCAGAAATGATTCTGT CGTGACACCATCGCCACCGCAGGCTCGGGCCTGTCCTCCCCGTGTGTCACCTGAAGACGGAGCTAATCTTTCTTCTGCTCGTGGCATTTTGTCGCTTATCCAGTCTTCCACTCGTAGGGCTTACCAGCAGATCTTGGATGTGCTGGATGAAAATCGCAG ACCTGTGTTGCGTGGTGGGTCTGCCGCCGCCACTTCTAATTCTCATCATGACAACGTCAG GTATGGCATTTCCAATATAGAGGCAACGATTGAGGGGACATCAGATGACATGACTGTTGTAGATGCAGCTTCATTGCGACGACAG ATCATCAAACTGAACAGACGCCTGCAACTTTTAGAAGAGGAGAACAAAGAACGAGCTAAAAGAGAAATGGTCATGTATTCAATTACTGTCGCATTCTGGCTGCTCAATAGCTGGCTGTGGTTCCGACGCTAG
- the Mff gene encoding mitochondrial fission factor isoform X5: MAEISRIQYEMEYTEGISQRMRVPEKLKVAPPNADLEQGFQEGVPNASVIMQVPERIVVAGNNEDVSFSRPADLDLIQSTPFKPLALKTPPRVLTLSERPLDFLDLERPPVTPQNEEIRAVGRLKRERSMSENAVRQNGQLVRNDSVWHRSDSAPRNKISRFQASISTPEYYTSVTPSPPQARACPPRVSPEDGANLSSARGILSLIQSSTRRAYQQILDVLDENRSVRRQNDIRCERPVLRGGSAAATSNSHHDNVRYGISNIEATIEGTSDDMTVVDAASLRRQIIKLNRRLQLLEEENKERAKREMVMYSITVAFWLLNSWLWFRR; this comes from the exons ATGGCAGAAATTAGTCGAATTCAATATGAAATGGAATACACTGAAGGTATTAGTCAGCGAATGAGGGTCccagaaaaattaaaagtagcaCCACCAAACGCTGACCTGGAACAAGGATTCCAAGAAGGAGTTCCAAATGCTAGTGTGATAATGCAGGTTCCAGAGAGGATTGTTGTTGCAG GAAATAATGAAGATGTTTCATTTTCAAGACCAGCAGATCTTGACCTCATTCAGTCAACTCCCTTTAAACCTCTGGCACTAAAAACACCACCTCGTGTACTTACACTAAGTGAAAGACCACTAGATTTCCTGGACTTAGAAAGGCCTCCCGTAACCCCTCAAAATGAAGAA ATCCGCGCAGTTGGCAGGCTCAAAAGAGAGCGCTCTATGAGTGAGAATGCTGTTCGCCAAAATGGGCAGCTGGTCAGAAATGATTCTGT GTGGCACAGATCAGATTCTGCCccaagaaataaaatttcaaggTTCCAGGCATCGATTTCTACACCGGAGTATTACAC CAGCGTGACACCATCGCCACCGCAGGCTCGGGCCTGTCCTCCCCGTGTGTCACCTGAAGACGGAGCTAATCTTTCTTCTGCTCGTGGCATTTTGTCGCTTATCCAGTCTTCCACTCGTAGGGCTTACCAGCAGATCTTGGATGTGCTGGATGAAAATCGCAG TGTGAGAAGACAAAATGACATACGTTGTGAAAG ACCTGTGTTGCGTGGTGGGTCTGCCGCCGCCACTTCTAATTCTCATCATGACAACGTCAG GTATGGCATTTCCAATATAGAGGCAACGATTGAGGGGACATCAGATGACATGACTGTTGTAGATGCAGCTTCATTGCGACGACAG ATCATCAAACTGAACAGACGCCTGCAACTTTTAGAAGAGGAGAACAAAGAACGAGCTAAAAGAGAAATGGTCATGTATTCAATTACTGTCGCATTCTGGCTGCTCAATAGCTGGCTGTGGTTCCGACGCTAG
- the Mff gene encoding mitochondrial fission factor isoform X1 has product MSKRTSSDTPLGRVSGAAFPSPTASEMAEISRIQYEMEYTEGISQRMRVPEKLKVAPPNADLEQGFQEGVPNASVIMQVPERIVVAGNNEDVSFSRPADLDLIQSTPFKPLALKTPPRVLTLSERPLDFLDLERPPVTPQNEEIRAVGRLKRERSMSENAVRQNGQLVRNDSVWHRSDSAPRNKISRFQASISTPEYYTSVTPSPPQARACPPRVSPEDGANLSSARGILSLIQSSTRRAYQQILDVLDENRSVRRQNDIRCERPVLRGGSAAATSNSHHDNVRYGISNIEATIEGTSDDMTVVDAASLRRQIIKLNRRLQLLEEENKERAKREMVMYSITVAFWLLNSWLWFRR; this is encoded by the exons ATGAGTAAGAGAACAAGCAGTGACACCCCTCTAGGAAG GGTGAGTGGGGCAGCATTTCCTTCTCCCACTGCTTCTGAGATGGCAGAAATTAGTCGAATTCAATATGAAATGGAATACACTGAAGGTATTAGTCAGCGAATGAGGGTCccagaaaaattaaaagtagcaCCACCAAACGCTGACCTGGAACAAGGATTCCAAGAAGGAGTTCCAAATGCTAGTGTGATAATGCAGGTTCCAGAGAGGATTGTTGTTGCAG GAAATAATGAAGATGTTTCATTTTCAAGACCAGCAGATCTTGACCTCATTCAGTCAACTCCCTTTAAACCTCTGGCACTAAAAACACCACCTCGTGTACTTACACTAAGTGAAAGACCACTAGATTTCCTGGACTTAGAAAGGCCTCCCGTAACCCCTCAAAATGAAGAA ATCCGCGCAGTTGGCAGGCTCAAAAGAGAGCGCTCTATGAGTGAGAATGCTGTTCGCCAAAATGGGCAGCTGGTCAGAAATGATTCTGT GTGGCACAGATCAGATTCTGCCccaagaaataaaatttcaaggTTCCAGGCATCGATTTCTACACCGGAGTATTACAC CAGCGTGACACCATCGCCACCGCAGGCTCGGGCCTGTCCTCCCCGTGTGTCACCTGAAGACGGAGCTAATCTTTCTTCTGCTCGTGGCATTTTGTCGCTTATCCAGTCTTCCACTCGTAGGGCTTACCAGCAGATCTTGGATGTGCTGGATGAAAATCGCAG TGTGAGAAGACAAAATGACATACGTTGTGAAAG ACCTGTGTTGCGTGGTGGGTCTGCCGCCGCCACTTCTAATTCTCATCATGACAACGTCAG GTATGGCATTTCCAATATAGAGGCAACGATTGAGGGGACATCAGATGACATGACTGTTGTAGATGCAGCTTCATTGCGACGACAG ATCATCAAACTGAACAGACGCCTGCAACTTTTAGAAGAGGAGAACAAAGAACGAGCTAAAAGAGAAATGGTCATGTATTCAATTACTGTCGCATTCTGGCTGCTCAATAGCTGGCTGTGGTTCCGACGCTAG
- the Mff gene encoding mitochondrial fission factor isoform X11 — MSKRTSSDTPLGRVSGAAFPSPTASEMAEISRIQYEMEYTEGISQRMRVPEKLKVAPPNADLEQGFQEGVPNASVIMQVPERIVVAGNNEDVSFSRPADLDLIQSTPFKPLALKTPPRVLTLSERPLDFLDLERPPVTPQNEEIRAVGRLKRERSMSENAVRQNGQLVRNDSVWHRSDSAPRNKISRFQASISTPEYYTPVLRGGSAAATSNSHHDNVRYGISNIEATIEGTSDDMTVVDAASLRRQIIKLNRRLQLLEEENKERAKREMVMYSITVAFWLLNSWLWFRR; from the exons ATGAGTAAGAGAACAAGCAGTGACACCCCTCTAGGAAG GGTGAGTGGGGCAGCATTTCCTTCTCCCACTGCTTCTGAGATGGCAGAAATTAGTCGAATTCAATATGAAATGGAATACACTGAAGGTATTAGTCAGCGAATGAGGGTCccagaaaaattaaaagtagcaCCACCAAACGCTGACCTGGAACAAGGATTCCAAGAAGGAGTTCCAAATGCTAGTGTGATAATGCAGGTTCCAGAGAGGATTGTTGTTGCAG GAAATAATGAAGATGTTTCATTTTCAAGACCAGCAGATCTTGACCTCATTCAGTCAACTCCCTTTAAACCTCTGGCACTAAAAACACCACCTCGTGTACTTACACTAAGTGAAAGACCACTAGATTTCCTGGACTTAGAAAGGCCTCCCGTAACCCCTCAAAATGAAGAA ATCCGCGCAGTTGGCAGGCTCAAAAGAGAGCGCTCTATGAGTGAGAATGCTGTTCGCCAAAATGGGCAGCTGGTCAGAAATGATTCTGT GTGGCACAGATCAGATTCTGCCccaagaaataaaatttcaaggTTCCAGGCATCGATTTCTACACCGGAGTATTACAC ACCTGTGTTGCGTGGTGGGTCTGCCGCCGCCACTTCTAATTCTCATCATGACAACGTCAG GTATGGCATTTCCAATATAGAGGCAACGATTGAGGGGACATCAGATGACATGACTGTTGTAGATGCAGCTTCATTGCGACGACAG ATCATCAAACTGAACAGACGCCTGCAACTTTTAGAAGAGGAGAACAAAGAACGAGCTAAAAGAGAAATGGTCATGTATTCAATTACTGTCGCATTCTGGCTGCTCAATAGCTGGCTGTGGTTCCGACGCTAG
- the Mff gene encoding mitochondrial fission factor isoform X10, which yields MSKRTSSDTPLGRVSGAAFPSPTASEMAEISRIQYEMEYTEGISQRMRVPEKLKVAPPNADLEQGFQEGVPNASVIMQVPERIVVAGNNEDVSFSRPADLDLIQSTPFKPLALKTPPRVLTLSERPLDFLDLERPPVTPQNEEIRAVGRLKRERSMSENAVRQNGQLVRNDSVVTPSPPQARACPPRVSPEDGANLSSARGILSLIQSSTRRAYQQILDVLDENRRYGISNIEATIEGTSDDMTVVDAASLRRQIIKLNRRLQLLEEENKERAKREMVMYSITVAFWLLNSWLWFRR from the exons ATGAGTAAGAGAACAAGCAGTGACACCCCTCTAGGAAG GGTGAGTGGGGCAGCATTTCCTTCTCCCACTGCTTCTGAGATGGCAGAAATTAGTCGAATTCAATATGAAATGGAATACACTGAAGGTATTAGTCAGCGAATGAGGGTCccagaaaaattaaaagtagcaCCACCAAACGCTGACCTGGAACAAGGATTCCAAGAAGGAGTTCCAAATGCTAGTGTGATAATGCAGGTTCCAGAGAGGATTGTTGTTGCAG GAAATAATGAAGATGTTTCATTTTCAAGACCAGCAGATCTTGACCTCATTCAGTCAACTCCCTTTAAACCTCTGGCACTAAAAACACCACCTCGTGTACTTACACTAAGTGAAAGACCACTAGATTTCCTGGACTTAGAAAGGCCTCCCGTAACCCCTCAAAATGAAGAA ATCCGCGCAGTTGGCAGGCTCAAAAGAGAGCGCTCTATGAGTGAGAATGCTGTTCGCCAAAATGGGCAGCTGGTCAGAAATGATTCTGT CGTGACACCATCGCCACCGCAGGCTCGGGCCTGTCCTCCCCGTGTGTCACCTGAAGACGGAGCTAATCTTTCTTCTGCTCGTGGCATTTTGTCGCTTATCCAGTCTTCCACTCGTAGGGCTTACCAGCAGATCTTGGATGTGCTGGATGAAAATCGCAG GTATGGCATTTCCAATATAGAGGCAACGATTGAGGGGACATCAGATGACATGACTGTTGTAGATGCAGCTTCATTGCGACGACAG ATCATCAAACTGAACAGACGCCTGCAACTTTTAGAAGAGGAGAACAAAGAACGAGCTAAAAGAGAAATGGTCATGTATTCAATTACTGTCGCATTCTGGCTGCTCAATAGCTGGCTGTGGTTCCGACGCTAG
- the Mff gene encoding mitochondrial fission factor isoform X4: MSKRTSSDTPLGRVSGAAFPSPTASEMAEISRIQYEMEYTEGISQRMRVPEKLKVAPPNADLEQGFQEGVPNASVIMQVPERIVVAGNNEDVSFSRPADLDLIQSTPFKPLALKTPPRVLTLSERPLDFLDLERPPVTPQNEEIRAVGRLKRERSMSENAVRQNGQLVRNDSVWHRSDSAPRNKISRFQASISTPEYYTVTPSPPQARACPPRVSPEDGANLSSARGILSLIQSSTRRAYQQILDVLDENRRPVLRGGSAAATSNSHHDNVRYGISNIEATIEGTSDDMTVVDAASLRRQIIKLNRRLQLLEEENKERAKREMVMYSITVAFWLLNSWLWFRR; this comes from the exons ATGAGTAAGAGAACAAGCAGTGACACCCCTCTAGGAAG GGTGAGTGGGGCAGCATTTCCTTCTCCCACTGCTTCTGAGATGGCAGAAATTAGTCGAATTCAATATGAAATGGAATACACTGAAGGTATTAGTCAGCGAATGAGGGTCccagaaaaattaaaagtagcaCCACCAAACGCTGACCTGGAACAAGGATTCCAAGAAGGAGTTCCAAATGCTAGTGTGATAATGCAGGTTCCAGAGAGGATTGTTGTTGCAG GAAATAATGAAGATGTTTCATTTTCAAGACCAGCAGATCTTGACCTCATTCAGTCAACTCCCTTTAAACCTCTGGCACTAAAAACACCACCTCGTGTACTTACACTAAGTGAAAGACCACTAGATTTCCTGGACTTAGAAAGGCCTCCCGTAACCCCTCAAAATGAAGAA ATCCGCGCAGTTGGCAGGCTCAAAAGAGAGCGCTCTATGAGTGAGAATGCTGTTCGCCAAAATGGGCAGCTGGTCAGAAATGATTCTGT GTGGCACAGATCAGATTCTGCCccaagaaataaaatttcaaggTTCCAGGCATCGATTTCTACACCGGAGTATTACAC CGTGACACCATCGCCACCGCAGGCTCGGGCCTGTCCTCCCCGTGTGTCACCTGAAGACGGAGCTAATCTTTCTTCTGCTCGTGGCATTTTGTCGCTTATCCAGTCTTCCACTCGTAGGGCTTACCAGCAGATCTTGGATGTGCTGGATGAAAATCGCAG ACCTGTGTTGCGTGGTGGGTCTGCCGCCGCCACTTCTAATTCTCATCATGACAACGTCAG GTATGGCATTTCCAATATAGAGGCAACGATTGAGGGGACATCAGATGACATGACTGTTGTAGATGCAGCTTCATTGCGACGACAG ATCATCAAACTGAACAGACGCCTGCAACTTTTAGAAGAGGAGAACAAAGAACGAGCTAAAAGAGAAATGGTCATGTATTCAATTACTGTCGCATTCTGGCTGCTCAATAGCTGGCTGTGGTTCCGACGCTAG
- the Mff gene encoding mitochondrial fission factor isoform X2, whose translation MSKRTSSDTPLGRVSGAAFPSPTASEMAEISRIQYEMEYTEGISQRMRVPEKLKVAPPNADLEQGFQEGVPNASVIMQVPERIVVAGNNEDVSFSRPADLDLIQSTPFKPLALKTPPRVLTLSERPLDFLDLERPPVTPQNEEIRAVGRLKRERSMSENAVRQNGQLVRNDSVWHRSDSAPRNKISRFQASISTPEYYTVTPSPPQARACPPRVSPEDGANLSSARGILSLIQSSTRRAYQQILDVLDENRSVRRQNDIRCERPVLRGGSAAATSNSHHDNVRYGISNIEATIEGTSDDMTVVDAASLRRQIIKLNRRLQLLEEENKERAKREMVMYSITVAFWLLNSWLWFRR comes from the exons ATGAGTAAGAGAACAAGCAGTGACACCCCTCTAGGAAG GGTGAGTGGGGCAGCATTTCCTTCTCCCACTGCTTCTGAGATGGCAGAAATTAGTCGAATTCAATATGAAATGGAATACACTGAAGGTATTAGTCAGCGAATGAGGGTCccagaaaaattaaaagtagcaCCACCAAACGCTGACCTGGAACAAGGATTCCAAGAAGGAGTTCCAAATGCTAGTGTGATAATGCAGGTTCCAGAGAGGATTGTTGTTGCAG GAAATAATGAAGATGTTTCATTTTCAAGACCAGCAGATCTTGACCTCATTCAGTCAACTCCCTTTAAACCTCTGGCACTAAAAACACCACCTCGTGTACTTACACTAAGTGAAAGACCACTAGATTTCCTGGACTTAGAAAGGCCTCCCGTAACCCCTCAAAATGAAGAA ATCCGCGCAGTTGGCAGGCTCAAAAGAGAGCGCTCTATGAGTGAGAATGCTGTTCGCCAAAATGGGCAGCTGGTCAGAAATGATTCTGT GTGGCACAGATCAGATTCTGCCccaagaaataaaatttcaaggTTCCAGGCATCGATTTCTACACCGGAGTATTACAC CGTGACACCATCGCCACCGCAGGCTCGGGCCTGTCCTCCCCGTGTGTCACCTGAAGACGGAGCTAATCTTTCTTCTGCTCGTGGCATTTTGTCGCTTATCCAGTCTTCCACTCGTAGGGCTTACCAGCAGATCTTGGATGTGCTGGATGAAAATCGCAG TGTGAGAAGACAAAATGACATACGTTGTGAAAG ACCTGTGTTGCGTGGTGGGTCTGCCGCCGCCACTTCTAATTCTCATCATGACAACGTCAG GTATGGCATTTCCAATATAGAGGCAACGATTGAGGGGACATCAGATGACATGACTGTTGTAGATGCAGCTTCATTGCGACGACAG ATCATCAAACTGAACAGACGCCTGCAACTTTTAGAAGAGGAGAACAAAGAACGAGCTAAAAGAGAAATGGTCATGTATTCAATTACTGTCGCATTCTGGCTGCTCAATAGCTGGCTGTGGTTCCGACGCTAG